The genome window GCTAGTGCCGCAAGCAGCCCCCTTACATCCCATCAGTAGCTGAAGGAACGAACATTTAACCCACTACCCAGCCTTCTGCTTCTTGCGCTGCGCCTTCTCATGCTCGCAGTCGTCGAGGAATGCTAGCAAGCGGCGGCGATAATCGTAAAACAAGTCTGTCTCCACGATCTCGGCGCGATCGCGCGGACGCTCAAAGTCGATCTCCATAATCTCCCCCACTTTCGCATGCGGCCCGTTGGTCATCATGCAAATACGGTCAGACATATACACCGCCTCATCGGGATCGTGCGTAATAATCATGGTGGTAATCTTCTCTTTATCTAGAATTCGTAAGATCACATCTTGTAGCTCCATTCGTGTGAGCGAATCCAGACGACCAAGCGGTTCATCAAGCAGTAACATACGTGGCTTCAACGCAATCGCTCGAGCAATGCCAACGCGCTGCTGCATACCACCCGACATTTCTCGAGGATACTTGTGCATCGAATCCTTCAAACCAACCATGACCAGCGACGCCTCCACCACGGAGTTGCGCTCTGCCTTCGTCGCATGCGGATAGCTGCGCTTCACTCCGAGCATTACGTTTTGAAAGGACGTCATCCACGGCAATAAGCACGGTGCCTGAAACACCACCGCACGGTCAGGCCCT of Lentimonas sp. CC4 contains these proteins:
- a CDS encoding ABC transporter ATP-binding protein, translating into MNLDERYVEISNLVKAYPNPFGDEIKVVDGFDLKVPRGDVVSIIGHSGCGKSTVLNMIAGLIPYSAGGIVVAGKEIDGPGPDRAVVFQAPCLLPWMTSFQNVMLGVKRSYPHATKAERNSVVEASLVMVGLKDSMHKYPREMSGGMQQRVGIARAIALKPRMLLLDEPLGRLDSLTRMELQDVILRILDKEKITTMIITHDPDEAVYMSDRICMMTNGPHAKVGEIMEIDFERPRDRAEIVETDLFYDYRRRLLAFLDDCEHEKAQRKKQKAG